From one Trifolium pratense cultivar HEN17-A07 linkage group LG1, ARS_RC_1.1, whole genome shotgun sequence genomic stretch:
- the LOC123891033 gene encoding uncharacterized protein LOC123891033, with translation MDYTFNKTLLVILSLSSLLLSSNAVPSTRVIDLISTSVPAAAPKSSFVDFTSTRFPAKAPSSIDFISTSSPAETPSSVDFISKSFPAVDASNSHVGNIVSKIATNVAKVATKVDPEILKICNEGGDKTVRCIETLSKLFQGPFDVVKALEIEVNTTLSTVKTLVDTIVRLRNDPSTDKRAIDALDICRDQYDMMLDSINQAMEILPQQNFVDAYNNMCAVISYNSACQEGWDESPGVVRPWDVEPLIQSTVICVDILDNIVNNHKF, from the coding sequence atgGATTACACATTCAATAAAACCCTTCTTGTCATCCTATccctctcttctcttcttctatCTTCCAATGCCGTCCCTTCGACTCGAGTTATTGATTTAATCTCCACAAGTGTTCCAGCTGCAGCCCCTAAAAGTTCCTTTGTAGATTTCACCTCAACAAGATTCCCAGCTAAAGCCCCTTCAAGTATTGATTTCATTTCAACTAGTTCCCCAGCTGAAACCCCTTCAAGTGTTGATTTCATTTCCAAAAGTTTCCCAGCTGTTGACGCATCAAACTCTCATGTCGGCAACATAGTATCCAAAATTGCTACAAATGTCGCCAAAGTTGCCACAAAAGTCGATCCTGAAATCTTAAAAATATGTAACGAAGGAGGAGATAAGACAGTTCGTTGTATTGAAACCCTTTCGAAACTCTTTCAAGGTCCTTTTGATGTCGTCAAGGCACTTGAGATTGAGGTTAACACCACCCTCAGCACAGTCAAGACCTTAGTCGATACTATTGTCAGGTTGCGTAATGACCCTAGCACCGACAAAAGAGCCATTGATGCCCTTGACATATGCCGAGACCAATATGATATGATGTTGGATTCAATCAATCAGGCAATGGAGATACTACCTCAACAAAAttttgttgatgcttataacaaTATGTGTGCTGTGATATCATACAATTCTGCATGTCAGGAAGGTTGGGATGAGTCTCCTGGGGTTGTAAGGCCATGGGATGTAGAACCTCTAATTCAGTCGACTGTTATCTGTGTGGACATCTTGGACAACATAGTTAATAACCATAAGTTTTAA
- the LOC123902120 gene encoding beta-carotene isomerase D27, chloroplastic, whose translation MKALVIGGVPMLSCSSGIGNRRFCVSCSSTSSSSGPKTVGVELATKSEYKPGVVDDLFLNLFRNKLVQEVGWDSKKAGYDGLIEVANRLMMKGTTNSDTIEATVRILRSLFPPFLLELYKMIIAPIGGGKVAAIMVARVTALTCQWLMGPCKVNSVDLPDGTSCNSGVYVERCKYLEESKCVGICLNTCKFPTQTFFKDHMGVPLLMEPNFADYSCQFKFGVLAPLPEDDTVLKEPCLEACPNASQRRMTGRNVGVTACPKT comes from the exons ATGAAGGCGTTAGTTATTGGTGGTGTTCCAATGCTTAGTTGTTCCAGTGGAATTGGTAATCGTCGATTTTGTGTTTCGTGTTCTTCTACTTCGTCTTCATCGGGACCCAAAACG GTGGGAGTTGAATTAGCTACGAAGAGTGAATACAAGCCTGGGGTGGTTGATGATTTGTTCCTCAATTTGTTCCGCAACAAATTGGTACAG GAGGTGGGATGGGACTCAAAGAAAGCTGGATATGATGGACTAATTGAAGTTGCAAACCGTCTAATGATGAAGGGCACAACAAATTCCGATACCATAGAAGCTACA GTACGAATTTTAAGGTCTCTGTTTCCTCCATTCCTTTTAGAGCTTTATAAAATGATCATAGCTCCCATAGGAGGAGGCAAAGTTGCCGCTATAATGGTTG CAAGGGTTACTGCACTTACTTGTCAATGGCTCATGGGACCCTGCAAAGTCAATTCTGTAGACCTACCGGATGGAACCTCATGCAATAGTGGG GTGTATGTTGAAAGATGCAAGTATCTCGAGGAAAGCAAGTGTGTTGGTATCTGCCTCAACACCTGTAAGTTTCCAACACAG ACCTTCTTCAAGGATCATATGGGAGTTCCATTACTTATGGAGCCCAACTTTGCCGATTACAGTTGTCAG TTTAAATTTGGAGTTCTTGCCCCACTGCCTGAAGATGACACCGTCCTGAAGGAGCCTTGCTTGGAAGCATGTCCAAATGCTTCCCAAAGAAGAATGACTGGCAGAAATGTTGGTGTCACTGCTTGCCCAAAGACATGA
- the LOC123902119 gene encoding pentatricopeptide repeat-containing protein At1g02370, mitochondrial-like yields MNYNRLISGGGRLLRRLSTEATVAEIPKRKPSLYQKLAELEKTGGTVSQTLNRYIMEGKAVGKGELEKCVEELRKYRRFQHAFEILEWMMMRKINFSWDNYAVYLDLMSKVKGVIDAENYFNSLPNPAKNKYTWGSLLNCYCKELMLDKALSHFEKMDELGFVTSLSFTNLMTLYMKLGQPLKVHELVNDMKVRKMRMTGFTYIVWMNSCAALNDLDGVENVYKEMKRENGDKIDWKTYSNLAAIYVKAGEFVKAELMLKKMEQVVRPQQRETYHCLLSLYGGTGNVTEVYRVWSKLKTVSPVTNRSYLIMLSTLRRLEDMQGIIKLFKEWESRRVNYDPRLVSVAVETYLSQNRDEEAVSLFKEVLKTCRGPFFRIREMFMVSLLEKGQLDGAMSHLEAALSEVSGDKYRPSPQVVSAFLMYYEDKTDLDGVDELSKILRSHNFDESCITACITASESSPGIHPVLKEDSYTDHVPRNL; encoded by the exons ATGAACTACAACCGTTTGATTTCCGGCGGAGGAAGACTTCTCCGTCGACTATCCACGGAGGCAACGGTGGCTGAGATTCCGAAGAGAAAACCAAGTCTTTACCAAAAGCTAGCGGAACTAGAAAAAACCGGCGGAACAGTGTCGCAGACGTTGAATCGGTATATAATGGAAGGAAAAGCCGTCGGAAAAGGTGAACTCGAGAAATGCGTCGAGGAGCTTCGAAAGTATCGTAGATTTCAGCACGCATTCGAG ATACTGGAATGGATGATGATGaggaaaatcaatttttcatggGATAATTATGCAGTGTATTTAGATCTTATGTCAAAAGTGAAAGGTGTGATTGATGCTGAAAATTACTTCAATAGTCTTCCAAATCCTGCTAAGAACAAGTACACGTGGGGTTCTCTACTAAATTGTTATTGCAAAGAATTGATGCTAGATAAGGCATTGTCTCATTTTGAGAAGATGGATGAATTAGGGTTTGTTACTAGTTTATCTTTCACCAATTTGATGACTTTGTATATGAAGTTAGGTCAACCTCTGAAAGTTCATGAgttagttaatgatatgaaggTGAGGAAAATGCGTATGACTGGATTTACGTATATTGTTTGGATGAATAGCTGCGCTGCTTTGAATGATCTTGATGGGGTTGAAAATGTTTATAAGGAGATGAAAAGAGAAAATGGAGACAAAATTGATTGGAAGACTTATAGTAACCTTGCTGCTATTTATGTAAAAGCTGGAGAATTTGTGAAAGCTGAGTTGATGCTTAAGAAGATGGAACAAGTAGTGAGGCCGCAGCAACGCGAAACTTATCATTGTTTGTTGAGTCTTTATGGTGGGACTGGTAATGTTACAGAGGTTTATAGAGTGTGGAGCAAGCTCAAGACAGTCTCCCCGGTGACTAATCGGAGCTATCTTATTATGCTTTCTACCCTTCGAAGGCTTGAAGATATGCAGGgtataataaaattgtttaaggAGTGGGAATCTAGGCGTGTTAATTATGATCCAAGGTTGGTTTCTGTTGCAGTAGAAACTTACTTGAGTCAAAACAGGGATGAAGAAGCTGTGTCGCTCTTTAAGGAGGTTCTCAAGACGTGCAGAGGACCTTTCTTTAGGATTCGGGAAATGTTCATGGTGTCTTTATTGGAGAAAGGTCAACTGGATGGTGCTATGAGCCACTTAGAGGCTGCACTTTCAGAAGTCTCCGGTGATAAATACCGCCCTTCACCACAAGTTGTGAGTGCTTTTCTTATGTATTATGAAGACAAAACAGATCTTGATGGTGTTGATGAGTTAAGCAAGATTCTCAGGAGTCACAATTTTGATGAATCCTGTATTACAGCTTGCATTACTGCATCCGAATCATCTCCTGGTATTCATCCGGTATTGAAGGAAGATTCTTATACCGATCATGTGCCCCGGAACTTGTAA